The following coding sequences are from one Frigoribacterium sp. Leaf415 window:
- a CDS encoding glycoside hydrolase family 16 protein: MRTHQHLTRRALTGVGLAAAAALAATTVAAAPAPASAETSAQQAIVWSQEFDGGAGSAPDPSVWNLETGGGGWGNGELQNYTSSRSNSALDGNGNLVITAKRESDGSYTSARLTTQNKYTAQYGRVEARIQIPRGQGIWPAFWMLGADLPTNAWPSAGEIDIMENVGFEPHRVHGTVHGPGYSGGEGLTSTWQHPQGWSIADDFHTFAVDWAPGSITWSVDGQVYHQVTPASTGGDPWVFDKPFFLILNVAVGGAWPGYPDGSTQLPQQMKVDYVRVYR; encoded by the coding sequence ATGAGAACCCACCAGCACCTGACGCGCCGCGCCCTGACCGGCGTCGGCCTGGCGGCCGCTGCCGCGCTCGCCGCGACCACGGTAGCCGCCGCACCCGCCCCGGCCTCGGCCGAGACCTCGGCCCAGCAGGCGATCGTCTGGTCGCAGGAGTTCGACGGCGGCGCCGGCAGCGCGCCCGACCCCTCGGTCTGGAACCTCGAGACCGGTGGGGGCGGCTGGGGCAACGGCGAGTTGCAGAACTACACGTCGTCGCGCTCGAACTCGGCGCTCGACGGCAACGGCAACCTCGTGATCACGGCCAAGCGTGAGAGTGACGGGTCGTACACCTCGGCCCGACTCACGACGCAGAACAAGTACACGGCGCAGTACGGCCGGGTGGAGGCGCGCATCCAGATCCCGCGTGGTCAGGGCATCTGGCCGGCCTTCTGGATGCTCGGCGCCGACCTGCCGACGAACGCCTGGCCGAGCGCGGGCGAGATCGACATCATGGAGAACGTCGGCTTCGAACCGCACCGCGTGCACGGGACCGTGCACGGCCCCGGCTACTCGGGCGGTGAGGGCCTGACCAGCACGTGGCAGCACCCGCAGGGCTGGTCGATCGCCGACGACTTCCACACCTTCGCGGTCGACTGGGCACCCGGCTCGATCACGTGGTCGGTCGACGGGCAGGTCTACCACCAGGTCACCCCGGCCAGCACCGGCGGTGACCCGTGGGTCTTCGACAAGCCGTTCTTCCTCATCCTCAACGTGGCGGTCGGGGGTGCGTGGCCCGGCTACCCCGACGGCAGCACCCAGCTGCCGCAGCAGATGAAGGTCGACTACGTGCGCGTGTACCGGTGA
- a CDS encoding intradiol ring-cleavage dioxygenase — protein sequence MSDPRPTRIPEPDRTPEGPAYEGRLLDRVDDEVVDQGVAFDLRTLVSRRGVLSLIGLGAGSVVLAACTSATGTGGTGASSTATATPSPSASAGTATTLPAGEIPDETAGPYPGDGSNGADVLERSGIVRSDIRSSLDGGTTAAGVPITLSMTVLDMANGDVPFADVAVYVWHCDAAGGYSMYSDGITDETYLRGVQVADASGTVTFSSVFPACYSGRWPHIHFEVYPDVGSIIDSTNAIATSQLALPEDACRTVYALSDYDGSTANLAQVSLASDNVFSDDSGALQLPTVTGDATSGYALALTVRVDTGTAPTAGAAPGGGTPGSR from the coding sequence ATGAGCGACCCCCGCCCCACCCGCATCCCCGAACCCGACCGCACCCCCGAGGGCCCGGCCTACGAGGGCCGACTGCTCGACCGCGTCGACGACGAGGTCGTCGACCAGGGCGTCGCCTTCGACCTGCGGACGCTGGTCTCGCGCCGCGGCGTGCTGAGCCTGATCGGGCTCGGCGCGGGCAGCGTCGTGCTCGCCGCCTGCACGTCGGCCACGGGGACCGGCGGAACCGGCGCCTCCTCGACCGCCACGGCGACGCCGAGCCCGAGCGCGTCCGCGGGCACGGCGACCACCCTGCCGGCGGGTGAGATCCCCGACGAGACCGCCGGACCCTATCCGGGCGACGGGTCGAACGGCGCCGACGTGCTCGAGCGGTCGGGCATCGTGCGCAGCGACATCCGGTCGAGCCTCGACGGCGGCACCACCGCGGCGGGGGTGCCCATCACGCTGAGCATGACGGTGCTCGACATGGCGAACGGCGACGTGCCGTTCGCCGACGTCGCCGTCTACGTCTGGCACTGCGACGCGGCCGGCGGGTACTCGATGTACTCGGACGGCATCACGGACGAGACGTACCTGCGCGGCGTGCAGGTCGCCGACGCCTCCGGCACCGTGACCTTCTCGTCGGTCTTCCCGGCCTGCTACTCGGGGCGGTGGCCGCACATCCACTTCGAGGTCTACCCCGACGTGGGGTCGATCATCGATTCGACGAACGCGATCGCCACGTCACAGCTCGCCCTGCCCGAGGACGCGTGTCGGACCGTCTACGCACTCTCGGACTACGACGGGTCGACGGCCAACCTCGCGCAGGTGAGCCTCGCGAGCGACAACGTGTTCAGCGACGACAGCGGGGCGCTGCAGCTGCCGACGGTGACCGGAGACGCGACCTCGGGCTACGCGCTGGCCCTGACCGTCCGCGTCGACACGGGCACCGCGCCCACCGCCGGTGCCGCACCCGGCGGCGGCACCCCCGGCTCGCGCTGA
- a CDS encoding TetR/AcrR family transcriptional regulator, which translates to MVRWQPDTRARLQAAALELFVDRGYDETTAADIADAAGVTERTFFRHFADKREVLFDGQQFFSRAFLDGVQAARPDDAPLTVVASALEGAAAFFPDERREWSRSRQAIIDAHPALQERELLKLSGLAIEVAAALRAHGVAEPAATLAAQSCLTVFGVSFTSWIADGETRPFAEISRDTLAQLRALAG; encoded by the coding sequence ATGGTCCGCTGGCAACCCGACACCCGAGCCCGCCTGCAGGCGGCGGCGCTCGAGTTGTTCGTCGACCGCGGCTACGACGAGACGACCGCCGCCGACATCGCCGACGCCGCCGGCGTCACCGAGCGCACCTTCTTCCGACACTTCGCCGACAAGCGCGAGGTGCTCTTCGACGGGCAGCAGTTCTTCTCCAGAGCGTTCCTCGACGGCGTCCAGGCCGCCCGGCCCGACGACGCGCCGCTCACGGTCGTGGCCTCGGCCCTCGAGGGGGCGGCAGCGTTCTTCCCCGACGAACGGCGCGAGTGGTCACGCAGCCGTCAGGCGATCATCGACGCGCACCCCGCCCTGCAAGAACGCGAGCTGCTCAAGCTGTCGGGGCTCGCGATCGAGGTGGCCGCCGCCCTGCGCGCCCACGGGGTCGCCGAGCCCGCGGCCACGCTGGCGGCCCAGTCGTGCCTCACGGTGTTCGGCGTCTCGTTCACGAGCTGGATCGCCGACGGCGAGACCCGCCCGTTCGCCGAGATCTCGCGCGACACGCTCGCGCAGCTGCGCGCGCTCGCCGGCTGA
- a CDS encoding SDR family oxidoreductase, producing the protein MNVFVTGASGWIGSAVVDELLAAGHRVTGLARSDASAASLEAKGASVRRGDLDDLGAVRAGATDADAVLHLANKHDWSDMAASNRAERGAVEALVAVVEGSGRPLLLASGTAGLAQGRLATEADRTPFRGPDAPRGGSENLALDAAERGVHTVSVRFGPTVHGAGDHGFVASLVAVAREKGVSAYPGDGSNRWPAVHRSDAARAVALGLEKAAAGDVLHVVAEEGVSTRAIAGAIGRAYGLPVESVPTERVTEHFGWIGGFFGLDLAASSEATRRLLGWTPTGPTLLEDLDAGAYGSGR; encoded by the coding sequence ATGAACGTCTTCGTCACCGGAGCATCCGGCTGGATCGGGTCGGCCGTCGTCGACGAACTCCTCGCCGCGGGCCACCGCGTCACGGGCCTCGCGCGATCCGACGCCTCGGCGGCCTCGCTCGAGGCGAAGGGCGCCTCGGTCCGACGGGGCGACCTCGACGACCTGGGCGCCGTCCGCGCGGGCGCGACTGACGCCGACGCCGTGCTGCACCTGGCGAACAAGCACGACTGGTCGGACATGGCGGCGTCGAACCGCGCAGAACGCGGAGCCGTGGAGGCGCTGGTCGCGGTCGTCGAGGGCAGCGGCCGCCCGCTGCTGCTCGCCTCGGGCACCGCCGGTCTCGCCCAGGGTCGACTCGCCACCGAGGCGGACCGCACGCCGTTCCGCGGTCCCGACGCCCCGCGCGGCGGGAGCGAGAACCTCGCCCTGGACGCGGCCGAGCGGGGAGTCCACACGGTGAGCGTCCGCTTCGGACCGACCGTGCACGGAGCAGGCGACCACGGGTTCGTCGCGTCGCTCGTCGCCGTCGCACGGGAGAAGGGCGTCTCGGCCTACCCGGGCGACGGATCGAACCGGTGGCCGGCCGTGCACCGGTCGGACGCCGCGCGCGCGGTCGCGCTCGGGCTCGAGAAGGCCGCGGCCGGCGACGTGTTGCACGTCGTGGCCGAGGAGGGCGTGTCGACGCGTGCCATCGCCGGGGCCATCGGTCGCGCTTACGGCCTGCCCGTCGAGTCGGTGCCGACCGAGCGCGTGACCGAGCACTTCGGGTGGATCGGGGGCTTCTTCGGCCTCGACCTAGCTGCGTCGTCCGAGGCCACGCGTCGCCTGCTCGGGTGGACTCCGACCGGACCGACCCTGCTCGAGGACCTCGACGCCGGGGCCTACGGCTCGGGGCGCTGA
- a CDS encoding ABC transporter ATP-binding protein: protein MSRPDQPQGVPSARPADPTRGGAGPVARVRNVTKSFGQGDGRVDALRDVSLDLQAGQFTAVMGPSGSGKSTLMHITAGLDSATSGRVLLGDTDITGLDDTQLTLLRRRRIGFVFQAFNLVPTLDVSANIELPFRLDGRRATADERAWIDWLVATLGLGARLTHRPHQLSGGQQQRVAIARALATRPDLIFADEPTGNLDSKAGRDVLDVLRTASTDHGQSIAMVTHDPVAASYADRVVFLADGRIVHEIDRSSATEISGVMLDLERVA from the coding sequence ATGTCCCGTCCCGACCAGCCCCAGGGCGTCCCGTCCGCCCGTCCCGCCGACCCGACCCGAGGAGGCGCGGGCCCCGTCGCCCGCGTCCGGAACGTCACGAAGTCCTTCGGCCAGGGCGACGGCCGCGTCGACGCGCTGCGCGACGTCTCGCTCGACCTGCAGGCCGGACAGTTCACCGCCGTCATGGGCCCGAGCGGTTCGGGCAAGTCGACGCTGATGCACATCACCGCAGGCCTCGACTCGGCCACCTCGGGCCGGGTGCTGCTCGGCGACACCGACATCACCGGCCTCGACGACACGCAGCTGACCCTGCTGCGCCGCCGTCGCATCGGCTTCGTCTTCCAGGCGTTCAACCTCGTGCCGACCCTCGACGTGTCGGCCAACATCGAGCTGCCGTTCCGTCTCGACGGACGCCGCGCCACCGCCGACGAGCGGGCCTGGATCGACTGGCTCGTCGCCACGCTCGGCCTCGGCGCCCGGCTGACCCACCGCCCCCACCAGCTCTCGGGCGGGCAGCAGCAGCGCGTCGCGATCGCCCGCGCCCTGGCCACGAGGCCCGACCTGATCTTCGCGGACGAGCCCACCGGCAACCTCGACTCGAAGGCCGGCCGCGACGTGCTCGACGTGCTGCGCACCGCGTCGACCGACCACGGCCAGAGCATCGCCATGGTGACCCACGACCCGGTCGCGGCGAGTTACGCCGACCGCGTGGTCTTCCTCGCCGACGGCCGCATCGTGCACGAGATCGACCGCAGCAGCGCCACCGAGATCTCGGGCGTCATGCTCGATCTGGAGCGTGTCGCGTGA
- a CDS encoding ABC transporter permease has translation MSARDQLVEHRPSILVAGLGTTFGVGLLGVTHVLEQVIASDAAVATSGTVSTMLGFVAAVFVGLALYVGAIVTANTFATVVAGRTPTIALMRLLGSSARDQRRAVAREGLVVGVAGAVLGTIVGLALVVVAVRVLVGRGQLPDLAYSYASVGGLVPAVAVVLTTVAAAWVGSRRVLQVTPLQATDAAQDAPVAARSRRVVRTVFAALLVGGGGLLLVAGVVVGLADAMGVLIAFFGGVLSFTGVVVGAHALMPTVLSAVGRAFGTSQVARLAAENAVRQPERSTRATIGIVIGVTLVTTLSVALETLRSFIYSIEQDPSYAAELDQMFTTTLLIVAALVGFSAVIAAVGMVNDMSLSVMQRRRELGLLRAIGSTAGQVRRMILLEATQMALTAIVVGVVLGVVYGWAGAQALLGSANQGLLIAPTLPVPLLLGLAVTAAVLAGAAALVPARRATSVTPVEALAAR, from the coding sequence GTGAGCGCCCGCGACCAGCTGGTCGAGCACCGTCCGAGCATCCTCGTCGCCGGGCTCGGCACGACGTTCGGCGTCGGGCTGCTCGGCGTCACCCACGTGCTCGAGCAGGTCATCGCCTCCGACGCCGCGGTCGCCACGAGCGGCACGGTCTCGACGATGCTCGGCTTCGTCGCCGCGGTCTTCGTCGGCCTCGCGCTCTACGTCGGCGCGATCGTGACGGCCAACACCTTCGCCACCGTGGTCGCCGGCCGCACGCCGACGATCGCCCTGATGCGCCTGCTCGGCTCGTCCGCTCGCGACCAGCGTCGGGCCGTCGCCCGGGAGGGTCTCGTGGTCGGCGTCGCCGGGGCCGTGCTCGGAACGATCGTGGGGCTCGCCCTCGTCGTCGTCGCCGTGCGGGTACTCGTCGGTCGGGGTCAACTGCCCGACCTCGCGTACTCGTACGCCTCGGTGGGCGGTCTCGTCCCGGCCGTCGCGGTCGTGCTGACCACGGTCGCCGCGGCCTGGGTCGGTTCGCGCCGCGTCCTCCAGGTGACGCCGCTGCAGGCGACCGACGCCGCACAGGACGCGCCCGTCGCGGCTCGGTCACGACGCGTCGTCCGGACGGTCTTCGCCGCCCTGCTCGTCGGAGGCGGTGGTCTGCTGCTCGTCGCCGGGGTCGTCGTCGGGCTCGCCGACGCGATGGGCGTGCTGATCGCGTTCTTCGGTGGCGTGCTGTCGTTCACCGGGGTCGTCGTCGGCGCCCACGCGCTGATGCCCACCGTGCTGAGCGCCGTCGGCCGCGCCTTCGGCACGAGCCAGGTGGCACGCCTCGCCGCCGAGAACGCGGTGCGTCAGCCCGAGCGCAGCACCCGGGCGACGATCGGCATCGTCATCGGCGTGACCCTCGTCACCACCCTGTCGGTCGCCCTCGAGACGCTGCGCTCCTTCATCTACTCGATCGAGCAGGACCCGTCGTACGCCGCCGAGCTCGACCAGATGTTCACCACGACGCTGCTGATCGTCGCCGCCCTGGTCGGTTTCTCGGCCGTGATCGCCGCCGTCGGCATGGTCAACGACATGTCGCTGAGCGTCATGCAACGGAGGCGCGAGCTGGGTCTGCTGCGCGCGATCGGCTCGACCGCGGGTCAGGTGCGCCGCATGATCCTGCTCGAGGCGACCCAGATGGCGCTGACGGCGATCGTCGTCGGGGTCGTGCTCGGCGTCGTCTACGGCTGGGCCGGAGCCCAGGCGCTGCTCGGTTCGGCCAACCAGGGCCTGCTGATCGCGCCGACGCTGCCCGTGCCGCTGCTGCTCGGGCTGGCCGTGACGGCTGCCGTGCTGGCCGGGGCCGCCGCCCTCGTCCCGGCCCGCCGTGCCACGTCGGTCACCCCGGTCGAGGCGCTCGCCGCCCGCTGA
- a CDS encoding M15 family metallopeptidase, giving the protein MRNLDTSPSTRPVPARHRRRPAVVLAVVAGAIAFSLVVLLAVAVAVSRAATVDGPGGAGRLLGTAAVGAALGRDEATGEAGGVVPPGTSPFDEDVPAVSGLDPRLLDALQRATTDATAAGVVVVVNGGWRSAAYQEQLLDDAVVQYGSRTEAARWVATPETSAHVHGDAVDVGSWDATSWLSGNGAAYGLCQIYENESWHYELRPEAADQGCPPMFRDPTEDPRMNP; this is encoded by the coding sequence ATGCGAAACCTCGACACGTCGCCCTCCACACGCCCCGTCCCCGCCCGGCACCGACGACGCCCCGCCGTCGTCCTGGCCGTCGTCGCCGGCGCGATCGCGTTCTCGCTCGTCGTCCTGCTGGCCGTGGCCGTCGCGGTCTCCCGCGCCGCGACGGTGGACGGACCAGGAGGCGCGGGCCGGCTCCTCGGGACCGCCGCGGTCGGTGCCGCCCTCGGTCGCGACGAGGCGACGGGCGAGGCGGGCGGCGTCGTCCCGCCCGGGACCTCGCCGTTCGACGAGGACGTGCCGGCCGTCTCGGGACTCGACCCGCGCCTCCTCGACGCCCTGCAGCGGGCCACGACGGACGCGACCGCCGCCGGCGTCGTGGTCGTCGTGAACGGCGGCTGGCGGTCGGCGGCCTACCAGGAGCAGTTGTTGGACGACGCGGTGGTCCAGTACGGCTCGCGCACCGAGGCGGCCCGCTGGGTCGCGACCCCCGAGACGTCGGCCCACGTGCACGGCGACGCGGTCGACGTCGGCTCGTGGGACGCGACGTCGTGGCTGTCGGGGAACGGGGCCGCCTACGGCCTCTGCCAGATCTACGAGAACGAGTCGTGGCACTACGAGCTGCGCCCCGAGGCCGCCGACCAGGGCTGCCCGCCGATGTTCCGCGACCCGACCGAGGACCCGCGGATGAATCCGTAG
- a CDS encoding response regulator transcription factor yields the protein MRVLIVEDEPLLAEAIRDGLRLAAIASDVAGDGDTALELLSVNEYDVAVLDRDVPGPSGDEIAEHLVATGSGTPILMLTAADRLDDKASGFEAGADDYLTKPFELRELVLRLRALDRRRAHHRPPVTELAGLRVDPFRREVHRDGRYVALTRKQFAVLEVLVAAGGGVVSAEQLLERAWDENADPFTNAVRITVSALRKRLGEPWVIATVPGVGYRIEADPVGIAPVGVDPVGVDHAGVDPVGVDPVEEARGRG from the coding sequence GTGCGTGTGCTGATCGTCGAGGACGAGCCCCTGTTGGCCGAGGCCATCCGCGACGGACTCCGTCTCGCGGCCATCGCGTCCGACGTCGCGGGCGACGGCGACACCGCGCTCGAGTTGCTGAGCGTGAACGAGTACGACGTCGCCGTCCTCGACCGCGACGTGCCCGGGCCCTCGGGCGACGAGATCGCCGAGCACCTCGTCGCGACCGGCAGCGGTACGCCGATCCTGATGCTGACGGCCGCCGACCGCCTCGACGACAAGGCCTCGGGCTTCGAGGCGGGGGCGGACGACTACCTCACCAAGCCGTTCGAGCTGCGCGAACTGGTGCTGCGGCTGCGCGCGCTCGACCGGCGTCGGGCGCACCATCGGCCACCGGTCACCGAACTGGCGGGCCTGCGCGTCGACCCGTTCCGCCGCGAGGTGCACCGTGACGGTCGCTACGTGGCGCTCACCCGCAAGCAGTTCGCCGTGCTCGAGGTGCTCGTGGCGGCGGGTGGCGGGGTGGTCAGCGCCGAGCAGCTGCTCGAGCGGGCCTGGGACGAGAACGCCGACCCGTTCACGAACGCCGTCCGCATCACGGTCTCGGCGCTGCGCAAGCGGCTCGGCGAGCCCTGGGTGATCGCGACGGTGCCCGGCGTCGGCTACCGCATCGAGGCCGACCCTGTCGGCATCGCTCCCGTCGGCGTCGACCCCGTGGGCGTCGACCACGCCGGTGTCGACCCCGTCGGCGTCGACCCCGTCGAGGAGGCGCGGGGTCGTGGGTAG
- a CDS encoding sensor histidine kinase, with the protein MGRTRGPSVRLRLALSYAAVVVVTGVLLLGVVWLFLLRYVPQESLSGVSAGFVPNRGDLTRAFLPRAVGALVVLLAVGLLGGWLLAGRLLAPLDRMTGAARRAAEGSLSHRIALPGRADEFRELADAFDTMLERLEAHVSAQRRFAANASHELRTPLAISRTLLEVAHDDPAADARVLAGRLREVNDRAIDLTEALLVLSRADQRSFDRSPVDLSLLADEAVELLAPLADARGVALEVEGEVTPTTGSSALLRQVVTNLVHNGIVHNVLAGTAERAGSGVTDSAGSAPEVGSVVGRSAPEVGSVVGRSAAWVSVAAAPQGGGAVLVVENSGPVVSPSLVATLVEPFQRGDARVRGDHQGSGLGLAIVDAIVRAHDGTLEVRPRVGGGLRVTVELHAFSG; encoded by the coding sequence GTGGGTAGGACGCGCGGCCCCAGCGTCCGCCTGCGTCTGGCCCTCAGCTACGCCGCGGTCGTCGTGGTGACGGGGGTGCTGCTGCTCGGCGTGGTGTGGTTGTTCCTGTTGCGCTACGTCCCGCAGGAGTCGCTCTCGGGTGTCTCGGCAGGGTTCGTGCCGAACCGGGGCGACCTGACCCGGGCGTTCCTGCCGCGGGCCGTGGGCGCGCTGGTCGTGCTGCTCGCGGTGGGGCTGCTGGGTGGTTGGCTGCTCGCGGGGCGCCTGCTCGCACCGCTCGACCGGATGACCGGGGCGGCGCGGCGGGCGGCCGAGGGGTCGCTGTCGCACCGCATCGCGTTGCCCGGTCGGGCCGACGAGTTCCGCGAGCTGGCCGACGCGTTCGACACGATGCTCGAGCGGCTCGAGGCCCACGTCTCGGCGCAACGCCGGTTCGCGGCGAACGCCTCGCACGAGTTGCGCACGCCCCTCGCCATCTCGCGGACCCTGCTCGAGGTCGCGCACGACGACCCGGCGGCGGACGCCCGGGTGCTCGCGGGTCGACTGCGCGAGGTCAACGACCGGGCGATCGACCTGACCGAGGCGCTGCTGGTGTTGAGCCGGGCCGACCAGCGATCGTTCGACCGGTCACCCGTCGACCTGTCGCTGCTCGCGGACGAGGCCGTGGAGCTGCTCGCGCCTCTCGCCGACGCACGGGGCGTCGCCCTCGAGGTCGAGGGCGAGGTGACGCCGACGACCGGGTCGTCCGCCCTGCTGCGTCAGGTGGTCACGAACCTCGTGCACAACGGCATCGTCCACAACGTCTTGGCGGGGACCGCGGAGCGGGCGGGCTCCGGGGTCACGGACTCGGCGGGATCGGCGCCCGAAGTGGGGTCGGTGGTCGGTCGATCGGCGCCCGAAGTGGGGTCGGTGGTCGGTCGATCGGCGGCGTGGGTGTCGGTCGCCGCGGCCCCGCAGGGTGGTGGGGCCGTCCTCGTCGTGGAGAACTCGGGGCCGGTCGTGTCGCCGAGTCTCGTGGCGACGCTGGTCGAGCCGTTCCAGCGCGGCGACGCCCGCGTGCGGGGCGACCACCAGGGCTCCGGGCTCGGTCTGGCGATCGTCGACGCGATCGTGCGCGCCCACGACGGGACGCTCGAGGTGCGGCCGCGGGTCGGCGGCGGCCTGCGAGTCACCGTCGAGCTGCACGCCTTCTCGGGGTGA
- a CDS encoding ATP-binding cassette domain-containing protein, with translation MPILSRAFGGRRRHRDQVRAPADELLDAVGLAKHGRKRPAQLSGGQRQRVSIVRALVNNPSVLLVDEPTSALDQDRGAEIMDLIARLAHEQSSATMLVTHELIHRDALDALVTVVDGKITDTDLPATTRLETAGVQ, from the coding sequence GTGCCGATCCTGTCGCGAGCGTTCGGCGGCAGACGCCGTCACCGTGACCAGGTCCGCGCTCCTGCTGATGAGCTGCTGGACGCAGTCGGTCTCGCCAAGCACGGTCGGAAACGTCCCGCACAGCTCTCCGGCGGTCAACGTCAACGAGTCTCCATCGTTCGAGCACTGGTGAACAACCCCTCCGTCCTGCTCGTCGACGAACCCACCAGCGCCCTCGACCAGGACCGTGGTGCGGAGATCATGGACCTCATCGCACGACTCGCCCACGAGCAAAGCTCCGCGACGATGCTCGTCACCCACGAACTCATCCACCGTGACGCACTCGACGCTCTCGTCACCGTCGTGGACGGCAAGATCACGGACACCGACTTGCCCGCGACGACTCGACTCGAGACCGCTGGCGTGCAGTGA
- a CDS encoding hemolysin family protein, with product MNGDLLLNIVLVVVFVLVGGVFAATEMALVTLRESQVNAIAARGKRGEKVAGLARDPNMFLAAVQIGVTVAGFASAAYGASSIAPSVTPVLIGFGLGEQAASTVATIVLTLVIAYLSLVLGELAPKRLAIQRNASFAYAVAPVLAVFAVLMRPVIWLLSISTNLVVRLLGGDPHKTGEEMTEEELRDIVSSHEGLPEDERRILDDVLSLRHRQLSQVMRPRPEVTAVDGTGSVSDAAREVHDQPYSRYPVIDRSIDDIIGFVHVRDLFEAITKDSATPVRDIVRTISYLPATARVLPTLTSMRADGHHIAVIVDEYGGTDGIVTLEDLVEEVVGEIFDEYDTEFAAADLEAGGGIVDGRLNFQDFEEATGIHLPESASDTVAGYVIETLGRLAAVGDVVEIDGARLQVTQMDRRRISELLVIPDVDETPADDATTPDTTRN from the coding sequence ATGAACGGCGACCTGCTCCTCAACATCGTCCTGGTCGTCGTCTTCGTCCTGGTCGGCGGTGTCTTCGCCGCCACCGAGATGGCGCTCGTCACCCTCCGCGAGAGCCAGGTCAACGCGATCGCCGCGCGCGGCAAGCGCGGCGAGAAGGTCGCGGGCCTCGCCCGCGACCCGAACATGTTCCTCGCCGCCGTCCAGATCGGCGTCACGGTCGCCGGGTTCGCGTCCGCGGCGTACGGCGCTTCCTCCATCGCCCCCTCGGTCACGCCGGTACTCATCGGGTTCGGGCTCGGCGAACAGGCCGCCTCCACGGTCGCGACCATCGTCCTCACCCTCGTGATCGCCTACCTGTCCCTGGTGCTCGGAGAACTGGCACCGAAGCGGCTCGCGATCCAGCGGAACGCCTCCTTCGCCTACGCCGTCGCCCCCGTCCTCGCGGTGTTCGCCGTGCTGATGCGGCCCGTCATCTGGTTGCTGTCGATCTCGACCAACCTCGTGGTCCGCCTGCTCGGAGGCGACCCGCACAAGACGGGCGAGGAGATGACCGAGGAGGAGCTGCGCGACATCGTCTCGAGCCACGAGGGGCTCCCCGAGGACGAACGCCGCATCCTCGACGACGTGCTCTCCCTCCGGCACCGTCAGCTCAGCCAGGTCATGCGCCCTCGCCCCGAGGTCACGGCCGTCGACGGCACCGGGAGCGTCAGCGACGCCGCCCGCGAGGTCCACGACCAGCCCTATTCGCGCTACCCGGTCATCGACCGGTCCATCGACGACATCATCGGCTTCGTGCACGTCCGCGACCTGTTCGAGGCGATCACCAAGGACTCGGCGACGCCGGTCCGCGACATCGTGCGGACGATCTCGTACCTGCCGGCCACGGCGCGCGTCCTCCCGACGCTCACCTCGATGCGGGCGGACGGCCACCACATCGCGGTCATCGTCGACGAGTACGGCGGAACCGACGGCATCGTCACCCTCGAGGATCTCGTCGAGGAAGTCGTCGGCGAGATCTTCGACGAGTACGACACCGAGTTCGCCGCTGCCGACCTCGAGGCGGGCGGCGGGATCGTGGACGGCCGCCTGAACTTCCAGGACTTCGAGGAGGCGACCGGCATCCACCTGCCCGAGAGCGCCTCCGACACCGTCGCCGGCTACGTCATCGAGACCCTCGGGCGCCTGGCGGCCGTGGGCGACGTCGTCGAGATCGACGGCGCCCGCCTGCAGGTGACCCAGATGGACCGACGCCGCATCTCCGAGCTGCTCGTCATCCCCGACGTCGACGAGACACCCGCGGACGACGCGACCACCCCGGACACCACGCGGAACTGA
- a CDS encoding ANTAR domain-containing protein yields MVDLSRTDVGLVALARAAGDEPTDRASDLTSPFVAAFGVTGAAVSSLGDPLGVETLSASDARSARWEEIQLDLGEGPAWQAAASHRAVLEPDLRSAAGEAWPFALSALVAEGLSAVYSFPLSVGTIPIGVLDLYDDTTHTFDLTRTPDVQRMAAMVGRTLLVRGIEQATAQGDDAAAPATFSRREIHQATGMVIAQASVSAADALLMLRSHAYSAGETVDETAQRVLDRTLTFIQPTTPRGGIVP; encoded by the coding sequence ATGGTTGACCTGTCCCGCACCGATGTCGGACTGGTCGCCCTCGCCCGGGCGGCCGGCGACGAACCCACCGACAGGGCCTCGGACCTGACCTCGCCTTTCGTCGCGGCCTTCGGGGTGACCGGTGCTGCCGTCTCGTCCCTCGGCGATCCCCTGGGGGTCGAGACCCTCTCGGCCTCCGATGCTCGCTCCGCCCGGTGGGAGGAGATCCAGCTGGACCTCGGGGAAGGGCCGGCATGGCAGGCCGCCGCCTCCCACCGGGCGGTCCTGGAACCCGATCTCCGCTCGGCCGCCGGCGAGGCCTGGCCGTTCGCGTTGTCTGCGCTCGTCGCCGAGGGGCTCTCCGCGGTGTACTCGTTCCCGCTCTCGGTCGGCACCATCCCCATCGGGGTGCTCGACCTCTACGACGACACCACCCACACCTTCGACCTCACCCGGACGCCCGACGTCCAGCGGATGGCCGCGATGGTGGGCAGGACGCTCCTGGTCCGCGGGATCGAGCAGGCAACAGCACAGGGCGACGACGCCGCAGCTCCGGCGACCTTCAGTCGCCGCGAGATCCACCAGGCCACCGGCATGGTGATCGCCCAGGCGTCGGTGTCGGCAGCGGATGCATTGTTGATGCTCCGCAGCCATGCCTACAGCGCCGGCGAGACGGTCGACGAGACCGCCCAGCGGGTCCTCGACCGCACCCTGACCTTCATCCAGCCCACGACACCCCGAGGGGGCATCGTTCCATGA